CGACCCGGCGGTCCCGGGCGGCGGCGCGGACGACGCGAAGCGCACCTCGGTTTCTCCGGCGGAGCGCCGCAGGGCCCTCGACCAGCCGGTCGTACGGGAGCTGATCCCGGAGTTCCTGGAGCTGGTCAAGGCGGCCGACAAGGCTGTCGCGGAGGCGGAGGCCGCGGCGAAGACGGCGGCTGAGGCGAGGGCGGAGGTGGCGGATGCGGGTACGGACACGGACGACGAGTCCGACTCCGAGTCCGGTGAACCGGCGGAGCCGGTCGCCCCGGAGGAGCTCGCCGCCCTGGACAAGGCGTTGACGGCGGCCAAGAAGGCCCTGACGGCGGCACGCAAGAAGCGCAAGGCGCTGGACGACAGCTTCCTGCCGGAGTTGAAGCAGGCGGCCAAGTGGAAGCTGTCCGAGCCGGGTGGCCCTGAGAGTGTCGTCCTCGCCGTCCTGCGCCGTGACCTGTCCGACCGCCTGAACGCGGCGCTGGCGGCGGGCCGCCGCGAGATCGTCGCTTCCTTCCGACGCTGGGCCAAGAAGTACGAGGTGTCGCTGACGGACCTGGAAAGCGAGAGCGGGGACGCGGCGAAGGGGCTGGCGGAGTGGCTGGGGGTGCTGGGTTATGGGCGTTGAGGTTCCGCTCCACGAGCTACTGATGGACGTCGGGGTCGGTGTGGCCAAGGGCGCGAAGGTTGAGCCACCGGCAGACGATGAGTGGGGCTTGCTTCGGCTGGGAGCCCTGACATCCGGAGAGTTCACGGCCTCGCAGGCCAAGCGGTTGGTGACGTGGGATCCGGCCTACCCGCGACTCGAAGTGCGTGCTCGCGATGTGCTTATGGTGCGCGTGAACGGAGCGCAGGCCCTTGTAGGGGCGTCATGCGTTGCAAAGCATGTTCGGCCTCGGCTTGTACTGTCCGACCTGATGTACCGGCTGGTGCCGGACCCGGAGCGGCTCAATGCCGAGTTCCTAGGTTTGATGCTGGCGAGCGACAGAGTGAGACGGCAGGTCCGGCGTGGAATGCGTGGGACGAGTGGCCAGTTCCAGATCCCTCAGGCCGAGGTGAAGAAGCTCCAGGTTCCTTTGTTCCCGCTGCCCGAACAGCGCGACATTGTCGCTGCGAACGAGGCGTTCGAGCGGCGGATCGGGGCGTTGGAGCGGGAGCTGGCGAAGCTGGCCACGCTTCGGAGAGGGATCGTTGACGAACGGGCCACAGGGCCTGATGCGCGACTTGGTGACCTACTCACTGAGAGCCCGAAGAACGGCTATTCGGCGTCCGAGGTCCATGAGTGGACCGGGATGCTCGTTCTGGGGCTCGGCTGCCTGACCAACGATGGGTTCGTCCCTCGCCAGTTGAAGCGGATCCCGAAGTCGCCGCTCGCTGAGCGCTCCCGTCTGGCTGACGGAGACTTGCTGATGAGCCGGGCCAACACCCGTGAACTCGTGGGTCTCGCCGCACGTTTCAGGGATGTCGGTCAGCCGTGCAGCTATCCGGACCTCATGATGCGATTGAGGCCGGACGAGGACCGATGCCTCACCGCGTACCTGGAGCTGGTACTTGGTTCTTCACGCGTCCGACGTGATGTGCAGGCAGGAGCGCGAGGAACCAGTGAGAGCATGGTCAAGATCAGTGCTGGCACAGTGGAATCGCTGAGAATCCCCCTGCCGACGATTACAGAGCAGCGGAAGGCGGTCGACGCAGTCATGTCGGTTGACCGGCGGTCCGCCACCGTACGAGTACTCCTCGACAAGCTTCGTGTCACGCAACGGGCCGTAGTAGAGGACCTGCTCAGTGGCCGGACCCGAGTGAACCGGACCTGAGGCTCTCGATCAGCGCATCGAATGACGCCCGGCCCGTGACGAACACGTTCGCCGGGCGTTTGCTGTCCCGCACGGCGATCCCGTCCCGTGACGTGGCGACCTCGACGCATGCGTTTCCGGCCGCCTCGGAGTAGGAGGACTTGGTCCATCTCAGTTCGGGCAGCACGGCACCTTCTAGAGTTCTCCGACGACTTCGAGGATCCGGTCCCTCGACTCCTCCGGATTCAACGCCACCTGTTCGACCAAGTCCAGCCGTCGCCGGAAGTTGGCCAGTTGGGTGGGGCTGTCGAAGAACACCGCGCCGGTGGGGGAGTCCACCTCGACGGTGTCGAGGTGGGAGTCGGAGGCCGACACGTACATCATGGTGTCCCCGGCCATCGGAAACCCTTCCGTGGCCAGCGGGATGACGAGCAGAGTTACGTTGGGGCGTTCACTTTCGGCCAGAAGCCAGTTGAGCTGGGCTTTGGCTGTTCGGCGTCCACCGACCTGGAACCGGAGCGCGGCTTCATGGATCAGTCCCGTGTAGGGGACGGCCCTCTCCTCGACCACTCGGTGGCGTGACAGGCGGTGTGCTACGCGCAGTTCCACCTCCAGACGTGGCAGCGCGGGAACGTACAAGTCGAACAGCGCACGCGCGTGCTCCTCGATCTGAAACACGCCAGGGATGTGCGCCATCTGGAGTGTGCGCAGGCCGGAGGCGTAGTGCTCCAGTTCGGACACGTCAAGAAAGTCCGGCGGGATCTTGCCGCGGTACTCGTCCCACCAGCCACGTGTCCGCCCGCCGGTCATAGCGGCGAGGGCGTTGACGAGGCTGGCGTTGTCGCATTCGTAGATGCTGGTCAGGCGGCGGAGTCGCGGCTCACTGATGCCGAATCGCCCTGATTCCACGTTGGAGATGGTGGTCCGATCTGTGCCAAGCAGTTCGGCCGCTCGCGGGGCGGACATTCCTGCGGCCTCGCGTAGCCGGCGCAGTTCTCGACCGAACCGGCGCTGCCGGACGGACGGCGTCGGTCGTGGTGCCATCTAGCCTCCCTGAGTTCGCGGTCAGTGTGCCGACGGAGGTTTAGCCCGTCTACCGATTCCAGCAATTCAACCCGTTGGAGTGGTAACGGTCTCACCCGTTGTACTTTCAGCGCCACTCTTGCTGAACTGTCGTCAGTTGAACCGCCGCCCCGCGGAAGCGCACCGGCCCCCCTGCCCTCCGGAAGGCAGGGTCCCGGCACTGCCACCGCCGTCCGGCAGTTCGCAAGCAGACGTCCCAAAGATCCCGTTCCGCACCACGGAGGTAGACCCTCGTGAGCAGCAACGAACAGAGCACTGAACCGAGCAACGAATCGACCCACCCCGTCAGTTACGACGTCGGCTACGGCGACCACCCCGCCCCGCTTCCCTTCAACGCCCCCTGGGTGTACGAGATCCACTTCCCCTGCGACCCACGCGGCCCCCGGATCGTCCGGGGCACCCTCCGTGCCGTACTCCACGCGCACGGGGTCGGTGAACTCGCCGACCGAGCCGAGCTGTTGACCTGCGAGCTTGCCACCAACTCGGTGCGGCACACCAAGGGCCCGGTCATCGTCCGGATGCAGTGGCTGTACCCCGCGCTGCGGGTGAGCGTGTGGGACGCGAGTCCGGACCTGCCTCCGTTCGCCCCGGGCGCGGCGATGCCCGATCCCACCGCTCCCTGTGGCCGTGGGTTGCCGATCATCGAGAGTCTCGCCGACCGGTGGGGCGGCTGCGGGTCCGTCGACGGGCCGAATGGCGGACCGGGTGGCAAGACCATCTGGTTCGAGCTTGCCCTTGGCGGTGATTTCCGGTCGCCGTCCCCGGCGCTCGCGGCCTGATCCGCGCACCCGGTGCCGTACCTCCCGCGGTCGACGCCGGCAGTGTTCATCACCCGTATGGGGAACACCGCCGGCATCCCGCTTCAGGACTCACAGCGCCCGTGGTACACCGATCAAGCCGTTCCGCGAGAGAAGGCGACGACGCCATGAGTACCCACCCGCAGCCCGACGACAGGTACGCGGACATCGATCACGAGCGTGCCCTGAAGCACGCCATCAGGTACATGGCCGGCAGCCGCGTACAGATCATCGAAGGGATCATCCAACCCGTGCCGCCGACCTGGGACCACGAACGCGTCACACGGGTCATTCGTCGGCAGATCGAGGACCGCGTCGACGAACTCGGCTGCGTCGAGGGCTCCGAGGACATCGACCTCCCTGGCTCGCCCAACTGGTACGTCCCGGACATCGCCGTCGTCCCCGAGGGACTCGCGCAGGGTGACAACATGGTTGTCCCCCCGGATCTGACGCTTCTGGCGGTCGAGGTCACCCCGAAGTCCAACGGCGACACGGACCGCGTCACCAAGCGCAAGCGCTACGCCGAGTACGGCGCTCCGCTGTACCTACTGGTCGACCGGCAGAACCGCGAAGTCACCCTCTTCTCCGAGCCGGGCGGACTCGGCTACACCAAGGCCGACGGCCCTCACCCCTTCGGTACCCCGGTCACCCTGCCCGAGCCCTTCGGGATCGTCCTGGACACCACGCGCCTCTGAGCAAGGCGCAGGTGATTTCCGGCCACCCTCACCGTGCTCGCCGCCTGATCCGCGCGCACCCTGCGCCACGCTCCCCGGCCGCCGATAGAGTTTCGATCTCCTGTCCCGTACCGGAGGGCGGGGATCGAGGCCGGTAGCCGGGGAGGGCAGGCGCGTGGCGGAGCAGCCGGAGTACGTCAGGACCGAGCGTCCGCTGATCGAGCAGCTGACGGCGATGGGCTGGACCCATCTCCGGGGCGGCCCGACCGCCGGACCCGCCACCGCGCCGCGCGCCTCGGACCGTACGAGCTTCGAGACCGTCGTGTACACGGACCGGTTCAAGGCCGCCGTGGCCAGGATCAACCCGAGGCCGTCTGACGGGAAACCCTGGCTGAGCGACGCGCAGCTCGACCATCTCCTCGCCCTGGTCCAGGGCACCGCGCCGGGGCAGGGCCCGAAGGAACGCGGTGTCGCCGGGAACCTGGAGGTGACCGACCTCCTGCGCAAGGGCCGCAACGCCCGCACCCTGCCGGGCTGGACGAAGGGCGACCCCGAACACATACGGCTCGTCGACTGGGACGGCGAGTTCGGGGAGCGTCCGGACACGCCCGGCGGCGGCAACGACCTGCTCGTCGTCTCCCAGTTCCGGGTCGAGCGGAAGGGCGCCGCTCCCGTCACGCCCGACCTCGTGCTGTTCGTGAACGGGCTGCCCTGGGTGGTGATCGAGTGCAAGGCGCCCCTGGTGTCCGGACCTCAGGGAGACGTGCGGGCCGCCCTGGACGACGCCGTCGACCAGGTGCTCCGGTACGCGGGTGTCAACTCCCCGGCCGCCGTACCCGAGTTCGTCCGCTTCGCGCAGGTCCTTGTCGCCACCGACCGCGACCACGCCGAGACCGGCACGGTCACCGCAGAACCCCGGCACTTCGCCCCCTGGCGCACGGTCGCACCCGCGAGTGAGGACCGCGTACGCGAGGAGGTACGCAAGCCCGCGTCGGCAGCCCTCACCGACCAGGAGATCCTCGTCGCCGGGATGCTGCGCCCTGCCCATCTCCTCGACCTGGTACGGGACTTCACCACCCGGCTCGGAAGCGGTCACCGTACGGTCAAACTGGTCGGCCGCCACCAGCAGTTCAAGGCGGTGAAGGCACTCACGCGGAAGCTGGAGGAGCGGGACCGGAAGGCGGCGGCCGGCCTGGCCGTCAGCCACCGGGGCGGTGTCGTCTGGCACACCCAGGGCTCCGGCAAGAGCCTGACCATGGCGTTCCTGGTCCGGCACCTGCGCAGCCGTCCCGCTCTGAAGTCGCACAAGGTGGTCGTGGTCACCGACCGCATCGACCTGGAGAAGCAGATCCGGGCGAGCCTCGCCGCCACCGAGGAGAAGGTGCACCGCGCGCCGAGCGTCAAGCGGGCCAGAAAGTACCTGGAGGTGGATGTCGGGGACGTCGTCCTCGTCACCTTGCAGAAGGCGCAGCGTGATGACACGGCGTACGACGGCCGCGAGGAGTCACTGCCCGACGCCGCTCCCGACGACGAAGAGGAGGGCGGCGGGGACGAGGGATACGTACAGAACCGGGTGGCCAATCCGCACCACCATGTCGTCGTCCTCGTCGACGAGGCCCACCGGGGCCAGGACAAGTGGCAGCACGCCCGCTGGCGGGCCATGCTGCCGCGCGCCGCGTTCGTGGGCTTCACCGGCACCCCGGTGATCAGCAGCAACCGCAAACGCAGCGAGGAGATCTTCGGGCCGTACGCCGACACGTACACCCTGCGCGACGCCGAACTCGACCGGTCCGTCGTACCCGTCCGCTACGAGGCGTACGCCGTACCGCTGGATGTCATCGAACAGGCCGCCCTCGACGCCCGGTTCGACGAGAAGGTGCCGTCCGATCCGGAGCTGCGGGCCAAGGTGCTGCACAAGTTCGGCCGCCGCAAGGAGATTCTGGAAGCCCCTTCGGTGATCGAGGCCAAGGCCGAGCACATGCTCGACCACTGGGCCCGCACCGCGTTGCCCGACCGCTTCGGGGCGCAGATCGCCACCGTCTCCCGGCTCGCCGCCGTCCGCTACCACACCGCGCTGCTCGCCGCCCGCGACCGGCTGGTCGCCCGCCTGGACGCGCTCGACCCGGCCCTGATCGCCGACCCCATGGCTGCGCGCTACGCCGACGACGAGGAGCGGGCGCTCCTCATGCTCCTGCCGGACCGCGAGGTACTGAGAACGCTCGAAGCGGCCGTCGTCATCTCCCCGGCGGGCCAGGGCGGCAGCGATCCGGAGTCGTGGCGGCCTTGGATCACCAAGAGCCACCAGGACGCGCACATCGAACGCTTCAAGAACGGGCTGCCTCCGCGAGACATCACGGCCGACCCGGCATGGAACGTCAGGACGCACGGGCTGCAGCCGTCCGGCGTCGGCACCCCGGCGAGCGGTGGCCAGGTGTGGAACGTTGATCTCGACCTGCCCGCGGACAGCGGACCGCCCGCGCCGCCGGACACGGAGGGCGGCGCGTCACCGGAGACCATGGCCTTCGTGGTGGTCCAGTCGATGCTGCTCACCGGCTTCGACGCACCTGTCGAGCAGGTCCTCTACCTGGACTGCAAGCTGTCCGGCGCAGGACTGCTGCAGGCCGTGGCCCGCACCAACCGGCCCTACCCGGCCAAGAAGTGGGGCCAGGTCGTCGACTACGTCGGCATCGGTCCCGAACTGGCCCGCTCGCTCGCCTCCTACGATCAGGAGCACCTGCGGCACGTCCTCGGCTACCGGAACGTATCCGTGGACCACCTCCAGCCGGACTACGAGGGACCGCAGCCGGACGGCCGCGGCCCGGACCGGGACGGACTGCTGCTGCGGTCGGATGCCGCCGCCAAGGCCCTCCTGGAAGACCTCGGGGCGAAGGTCACCCGCTTCCTGGCCGGGCAGGACGTCACCGACCCCGGCGACGAGTCCCAGTGGGAGGACTTCCTCGGCCAACGCCTCGACGATCCGCTGCTGCGGGGTGAGTTCGACGAACGCGTCCGTGACTTCCTGACGGCGCTCAACGCGGTCCTGCCGGACCCGGAAGCCCTGAAGTACCGGGAGCTGGCAGGCCAGCTGGGCACACTGCAGTACATGGCCAGACGCCGCTACCTCGACGGCCGTGAACAGTTCAGCCCGCGCCGCTACGGGGCCAAGGTGCGCCGGCTCATCTCGCAGCACATCGAGACCACTGGGATCCGGCAGCGGATCCCACCCGTCGAACTCACCGACCCGGAGTTCATGGAACGGGTCGACGCGAATGCCGACCCCCGGGCGCGGTGCTCGTACATGACGGGCTCGCTGAAGCTGCGCATCACCGCGAAGATCGGCGGCGACCGGGCGGGCTACCAGCGGTTCAGTCTCCGGCTCGAAGAGATCATCGCGCGGATGCGGGACGACTTCGAGCAGGCCGCGGCAGACCTGGCACGTCTGGTCGGGGACGTGGCCGAGGCGGAGCGGGAGCCGGAGAACGACGACGGCCTCGACTCCCGGACCGAACGGCTGGTCCTCGGACTGCTCCAGCAGCACGCCGAAGACGCCGTGCGGGAACCGTGGCCGCCGGGCACCGATCTGATCCGGGCGGCCCGCGGCCTCACCGTGGAGATGTCGGTGCTCGTCCGGCGGCCGCAGATACACACGCAGATCGCCGCCCGCAACCGCATGCGCAGCGAACTCTGTGAGCACCTGGAGACCTGGCTCGCCATGGACTGGGACGACATCGGTGATCTCGCGAGCCATCTGACGGAGCTGGCCGTGGAGAGGCACGAGTACTTCCTCGGATACCGGCCGCGCGACGAGGCGGACGGCGGGGACACCTGACTCGGTGAACGCCGAGGGCTGCCAGACAGGGTGATGTCGTTGCCGGATGGTAGGAAGAGCGGGTGAGCACCGTCGTCGAACAGGCCATCGCTGATCTCCCCGTGCCCAGGGGGTGGCGGTGGGATGTCGTCGTGCGGCCACGGCGCCGCACCCTCGGCATCGAGATCGCTGAGGACGGCCGGGTGCTCTTCGCGATTCCCGCCGACGCGGATCCCAAAGAGATCGCCGACGCGGTGCGTGGCCGCATCCCGCGTCTCGCCGCCGAGGTCCGCCGCCGTCAGGACCTGCGGGCGGCCGAACCGGTCAAGGACCTGATCGGTGGCGAAGGCTTCGCCTACCTGGGCCGCCGGTACCGGCTCAGGCTCACTCCCGACGGCGCCGGCACTCACGTACGACTGCGACAGGGATGGCTGGAGCTGCCCCGAACACGGTCGGCCGCCGCCGATGCCGGGCCCCTTGTCGAGTGGTACTGCAGTCGCGGGGAGCGCTGGCTCGCTGCCCGGCTGCCGCCGCTGGCCTCACTGGCGGGAGTGCGTGATCCGGACGGCATCGAGGTGCGGGACCTCGGCCGTCGCTGGGGTGCCTGTTCCCCGGAGGGCGCGATCACCGTGCACTGGGCGGTGATACAGCTGCCGGTCGCCCTGGTGGACCTCGTCCTGATCCATGAGCTCTGTCACCTCAAGCACCCCGGCCACGGAGCGGCTTTCCGAGGGGCCGTCCGGCTCGCGCTGCCCGACGCCGACGCGCGTGAACGGCAGTTCGCGCAGGAGGAGCCCCGACTGTGGCGCGGAGCTGTCTCCCTGCCAAGGCACTAGCCAGCGCTCAAGCTTCGATCGTGCTGTACGACGGCAGCGCGTGGTGGGCTCGGCGACGATCGCGTCCACCACGCGCGCGACGGCCGGCGTGGCCTGAGCCGGGGGCGGCGCCCCGCGCCGCTCACCGGGCGAAGAACTCCGCGAGGACCGGCGCCAGCACGCCCGGCTCCACCCTGTGCGACTGCCCCTCCAGAGTGCGGTACGTCCCCCGCGGAACCGTCTCGGCGACCGTCCTGGCGGCCGCGCGCATCCAGTCCGCGCTCGCGCCGCCCGCCAGGGACAGCAGGGGCGCGGTGACCGAGGCGAGCACGGACCGGGGGACCCGGTGGTCGCCCATCACCGCGTCGTCGTACGCCAGGCTCGGCGCGACGGACTCCATCCCCGCCCACAGGGGGGACTGGCGGGCGCTCCCGATCATCTCCTCACCGAGCCCCGTGAGCCGCAGGAACAGCTCGACCGCCTCCCCGCGCCGCCCCCGCGCGAGCGCCTCGGTCAGCCGCTCGGTGTACGCGGCGCCGGCCCGCGCGGCGTCGTCGTCCATGGCGTACGGCACCTCGTACACGGCGACCCGGCGCACCGGCAGCCCGCTCGCCGCCGCGCGGAGCACCAGCGCGCCGCCCGACGAGACGCCGTACAGCGACGCCTCGCCGCCCACCGCCTCGATCAGCG
This region of Streptomyces ambofaciens ATCC 23877 genomic DNA includes:
- a CDS encoding helix-turn-helix domain-containing protein, yielding MAPRPTPSVRQRRFGRELRRLREAAGMSAPRAAELLGTDRTTISNVESGRFGISEPRLRRLTSIYECDNASLVNALAAMTGGRTRGWWDEYRGKIPPDFLDVSELEHYASGLRTLQMAHIPGVFQIEEHARALFDLYVPALPRLEVELRVAHRLSRHRVVEERAVPYTGLIHEAALRFQVGGRRTAKAQLNWLLAESERPNVTLLVIPLATEGFPMAGDTMMYVSASDSHLDTVEVDSPTGAVFFDSPTQLANFRRRLDLVEQVALNPEESRDRILEVVGEL
- a CDS encoding Uma2 family endonuclease; amino-acid sequence: MSTHPQPDDRYADIDHERALKHAIRYMAGSRVQIIEGIIQPVPPTWDHERVTRVIRRQIEDRVDELGCVEGSEDIDLPGSPNWYVPDIAVVPEGLAQGDNMVVPPDLTLLAVEVTPKSNGDTDRVTKRKRYAEYGAPLYLLVDRQNREVTLFSEPGGLGYTKADGPHPFGTPVTLPEPFGIVLDTTRL
- a CDS encoding M48 family metallopeptidase, which codes for MSTVVEQAIADLPVPRGWRWDVVVRPRRRTLGIEIAEDGRVLFAIPADADPKEIADAVRGRIPRLAAEVRRRQDLRAAEPVKDLIGGEGFAYLGRRYRLRLTPDGAGTHVRLRQGWLELPRTRSAAADAGPLVEWYCSRGERWLAARLPPLASLAGVRDPDGIEVRDLGRRWGACSPEGAITVHWAVIQLPVALVDLVLIHELCHLKHPGHGAAFRGAVRLALPDADARERQFAQEEPRLWRGAVSLPRH
- a CDS encoding alpha/beta fold hydrolase, whose translation is MEHTLSRDGTRIAYERTGQGLAAVLVSGAMSTGATVAPLAAALADRLDVTVYDRRGRGESGDTEPYAVEREVEDLAALIEAVGGEASLYGVSSGGALVLRAAASGLPVRRVAVYEVPYAMDDDAARAGAAYTERLTEALARGRRGEAVELFLRLTGLGEEMIGSARQSPLWAGMESVAPSLAYDDAVMGDHRVPRSVLASVTAPLLSLAGGASADWMRAAARTVAETVPRGTYRTLEGQSHRVEPGVLAPVLAEFFAR
- a CDS encoding restriction endonuclease subunit S, with protein sequence MGVEVPLHELLMDVGVGVAKGAKVEPPADDEWGLLRLGALTSGEFTASQAKRLVTWDPAYPRLEVRARDVLMVRVNGAQALVGASCVAKHVRPRLVLSDLMYRLVPDPERLNAEFLGLMLASDRVRRQVRRGMRGTSGQFQIPQAEVKKLQVPLFPLPEQRDIVAANEAFERRIGALERELAKLATLRRGIVDERATGPDARLGDLLTESPKNGYSASEVHEWTGMLVLGLGCLTNDGFVPRQLKRIPKSPLAERSRLADGDLLMSRANTRELVGLAARFRDVGQPCSYPDLMMRLRPDEDRCLTAYLELVLGSSRVRRDVQAGARGTSESMVKISAGTVESLRIPLPTITEQRKAVDAVMSVDRRSATVRVLLDKLRVTQRAVVEDLLSGRTRVNRT
- a CDS encoding ATP-binding protein, with amino-acid sequence MSSNEQSTEPSNESTHPVSYDVGYGDHPAPLPFNAPWVYEIHFPCDPRGPRIVRGTLRAVLHAHGVGELADRAELLTCELATNSVRHTKGPVIVRMQWLYPALRVSVWDASPDLPPFAPGAAMPDPTAPCGRGLPIIESLADRWGGCGSVDGPNGGPGGKTIWFELALGGDFRSPSPALAA
- a CDS encoding DUF397 domain-containing protein; this translates as MLPELRWTKSSYSEAAGNACVEVATSRDGIAVRDSKRPANVFVTGRASFDALIESLRSGSLGSGH
- a CDS encoding type I restriction endonuclease subunit R, whose protein sequence is MAEQPEYVRTERPLIEQLTAMGWTHLRGGPTAGPATAPRASDRTSFETVVYTDRFKAAVARINPRPSDGKPWLSDAQLDHLLALVQGTAPGQGPKERGVAGNLEVTDLLRKGRNARTLPGWTKGDPEHIRLVDWDGEFGERPDTPGGGNDLLVVSQFRVERKGAAPVTPDLVLFVNGLPWVVIECKAPLVSGPQGDVRAALDDAVDQVLRYAGVNSPAAVPEFVRFAQVLVATDRDHAETGTVTAEPRHFAPWRTVAPASEDRVREEVRKPASAALTDQEILVAGMLRPAHLLDLVRDFTTRLGSGHRTVKLVGRHQQFKAVKALTRKLEERDRKAAAGLAVSHRGGVVWHTQGSGKSLTMAFLVRHLRSRPALKSHKVVVVTDRIDLEKQIRASLAATEEKVHRAPSVKRARKYLEVDVGDVVLVTLQKAQRDDTAYDGREESLPDAAPDDEEEGGGDEGYVQNRVANPHHHVVVLVDEAHRGQDKWQHARWRAMLPRAAFVGFTGTPVISSNRKRSEEIFGPYADTYTLRDAELDRSVVPVRYEAYAVPLDVIEQAALDARFDEKVPSDPELRAKVLHKFGRRKEILEAPSVIEAKAEHMLDHWARTALPDRFGAQIATVSRLAAVRYHTALLAARDRLVARLDALDPALIADPMAARYADDEERALLMLLPDREVLRTLEAAVVISPAGQGGSDPESWRPWITKSHQDAHIERFKNGLPPRDITADPAWNVRTHGLQPSGVGTPASGGQVWNVDLDLPADSGPPAPPDTEGGASPETMAFVVVQSMLLTGFDAPVEQVLYLDCKLSGAGLLQAVARTNRPYPAKKWGQVVDYVGIGPELARSLASYDQEHLRHVLGYRNVSVDHLQPDYEGPQPDGRGPDRDGLLLRSDAAAKALLEDLGAKVTRFLAGQDVTDPGDESQWEDFLGQRLDDPLLRGEFDERVRDFLTALNAVLPDPEALKYRELAGQLGTLQYMARRRYLDGREQFSPRRYGAKVRRLISQHIETTGIRQRIPPVELTDPEFMERVDANADPRARCSYMTGSLKLRITAKIGGDRAGYQRFSLRLEEIIARMRDDFEQAAADLARLVGDVAEAEREPENDDGLDSRTERLVLGLLQQHAEDAVREPWPPGTDLIRAARGLTVEMSVLVRRPQIHTQIAARNRMRSELCEHLETWLAMDWDDIGDLASHLTELAVERHEYFLGYRPRDEADGGDT